From the Ralstonia wenshanensis genome, the window CGGCCTATTCGGCCGTCCTGCCCCGCGATACGTCCCTTCGCACCAAGCTTACCCGTTCGATCGAACTCGCCATTCCGCTCGTCTCCGCCGCCATGGATACGGTTACGGAAGCGCGGCTCGCCATCGCCATGGCGCAGCAAGGTGGCATCGGTATCGTCCACAAGAATCTGAAGCCCGAAGAACAGGCGCGCGAAGTCGCCAAGGTCAAGCGCTTTGAATCGGGCGTGCTGCGCGACCCGATCACCATTGGTCCGGACATGAAGGTCCGCGACGTGATGGCGCTGTCGGCACAGCATGGCATCTCGGGTTTCCCGGTGCTGGAAGGCAAGAAGGTGGTGGGCATCATCACCAACCGCGACCTGCGTTTCGAAGAAGAACTGGACGCCCCGGTGCGCGCCAAGATGACGCCGCGTGAGAAGCTCGTCACCGTCAAGGAAGGCGCCACGCTGGAAGAGGCCAAGCGCCTGATGAACAAGCACCGCCTGGAGCGTGTGCTGGTGGTGGGCGAGGCCTTCGAGCTGCGCGGCCTGATCACCGTCAAGGATATTCAGAAGGCTACCGAATACCCGCTGGCCTCGAAGGACGAACGCGGTTCGCTGCGCGTGGGTGCGGCGGTGGGCGTGGGCCCGGATAACGATCTGCGTATCGATCTGCTGGTCAAGGCCGGCGTGGACGTGATCGTGGTCGACACCGCGCACGGCCACAGCCAGGGCGTGCTGAGCCGTGTGCGCTGGATCAAGGACAACTACCCGCAAGTGCAGGTGATCGGCGGCAACATCGCCACGGGCGACGCAGCCAGGGCGCTGGTCGACCACGGCGCGGACGGCGTCAAGGTTGGCATTGGCCCGGGCTCGATCTGCACGACGCGGATCGTCGCAGGCGTGGGCGTGCCGCAAATCTTTGCCGTGTCGAATGTGGCCGAGGCCCTGAAGGGCACCGGCGTTCCGCTCATCGCTGACGGCGGTATCCGTTACTCGGGCGATGTCGCCAAGGCCCTGGCTGCCGGCGCACACACCGTGATGATGGGCGGCATGTTCGCCGGTACGGACGAATCTCCGGGTGAGGTGTTCCTGTTCCAGGGTCGCTCGTACAAGAGTTACCGCGGCATGGGCTCGGTGGGCGCGATGAAGGACGGCGCTGCCGATCGTTACTTCCAGGAAGACAACACCGCCAACGTCGACAAGCTGGTGCCGGAAGGTATCGAGGGCCGTGTGCCGTACAAGGGCTCAGCGTTGCCGATCGTGCATCAGCTCACGGGCGGCGTCCGCTCGTCGATGGGCTACTGCGGTTGCGCCTCGATTGCCGAATGGCACGAGAAGGCGCAGTTCGTCGAGATCACCGCCGCTGGCATGAACGAATCGCACGTGCACGACGTGCAGATCACGAAGGAAGCGCCGAACTATCACCGCGACTGATCGGTTGTTGATCAGCACAAACAAGATAGAAGGCAAGCAGTACTGCCGCCGGGGTGCGCGGGCGCTCCGGCTGAATCAACCGGCGGCCGAAGCACGGGCGGCCGCCCGCAACTGGAGACGATGATGAAAGCGCTTTTGCGACTCGTTCTGTTTCTGGATGCGGCTGTCGCACTGTGCGTCGGTCTCGTCCTGCTGGCTTCACCGATGACGTCCATCTTTGGCGCGCTGCAATTGCCGCAGCCGGAGCCGGCGATGTACGGCCAACTGCTCGGCGTCACGCTGATTGGCGTCGCCTGGCTGCTGTGGCACGCCACCGTCAACGGCCAACTGACCACCGCCGTGGCACAGGTGGTCGGTCATGTGAACCTGGCTGTCGCCGTGCTGGTGATTGCCTGGCTGCTGTTTTTCCACTTGCCGGTGGACGGCGCCGGCCGCATCTGGCTGCCGACGTTTGCTGCGGTGCTGGCGGCGTTTTCTGCCGTGCAGATTCCCGCCTCGCGCCGCGTGCGCACCAATGAGCGCGTGCGCGCACAGAAGGCCCGTGAAGACGCCGCGGCCGCGCGCGAACGCGAACGCGCAGAAAAGGTGCAACGCAAAGAACCTGGCTACATGCCGCCTCCGGGCTACGGCCCTGGCACTGAAGTCGACACGATTGCCGATTCCATTCCTCCACAACATGCACGACAAAGTCCTCATCCTTGATTTCGGCTCGCAGGTCACGCAACTGATTGCGCGGCGCGTGCGTGAAGCACACGTCTACTGCGAGATTCACCCGAACGACGTGTCCGACGCCTTCGTGCGCGAGTTCGCGCCCAAGGCGATCATCCTGTCCGGCAGCCACGCCAGCACGTACGAAGACCACCAGCTGCGCGCCCCGCAGGCCGTGTGGGACCTGGGCGTACCGGTGCTCGGCATCTGCTACGGCATGCAGACCATGGCCGTGCAACTGGGCGGCAAGGTGGAGTGGAGCGACCACCGCGAATTCGGTTACGCCGAAGTGCGCGCGCATGGTCACACCCGCCTGCTCAAGGACATCCAGGACTTCGCCACGCCGGAAGGCCACGGCATGCTCAAGGTCTGGATGAGCCACGGCGACAAGGTCACGGAACTGCCGCCCGGCTTCAAGCTGATGGCGTCGACGCCGAGCTGCCCGGTTGCCGGCATGGCCGATGAGGCGCGCGGCTATTACGCCGTGCAGTTCCACCCGGAAGTCACGCATACCGTGCAGGGCCGTGCGCTGCTCGAGCGCTTTGTGCTGGAAATTGCCGGTGCCAAGGCCGACTGGGTCATGCGCGACCACATCGATGAAGCCGTCAAGGCCATCCGCGAGCAGGTGGGCGATGAGGAGGTGATCCTCGGCCTGTCGGGCGGTGTTGATTCGTCGGTGGCGGCGGCGCTCATTCATCGCGCGATCGGCGATCAGCTCACCTGCGTGTTTGTCGACCACGGCCTGCTGCGCCTGGACGAAGGCAAGATGGTGATGGACATGTTCGCCGGCCGCCTGCACGCCAAGGTCGTGCACGTGGACGCGTCGGAGCAGTTCCTCGGCCATCTGGCTGGCGTGACGGACCCGGAGGCCAAGCGCAAGATCATCGGCCGCGAGTTCGTTGAGGTGTTCCAGGCCGAAGCCAAGAAGCTCAGCAATGCCAAGTGGCTGGCGCAGGGCACGATCTACCCGGACGTGGTGGAATCGGGCGGCACCAAGACCAAGAAGGCAACCACGATCAAGAGCCACCACAACGTGGGCGGCCTGCCGGAGACGCTGGGGCTGAAGTTGCTCGAACCGTTGCGCGACTTGTTCAAGGATGAAGTCCGTGAGCTGGGCGTGGCGCTGGGCCTGCCGCACGAAATGGTGTATCGCCATCCGTTCCCGGGTCCGGGTCTGGGCGTGCGCATCCTGGGCGAGGTCAAGCGCGAATATGCAGACCTGCTGCGCCGTGCAGACGCCATCTTCATCGAAGAGCTGCGTGGCACCAAGGCCACGGCGCAGGACGCGGCGGCGGGCCTCTGCGGCGAAGGCGACGTCGGCAAGAGCTGGTACGACCTGACCAGCCAGGCGTTTGCGGTGTTCCTGCCGATCAAGTCCGTCGGCGTGATGGGTGATGGCCGCACATACGACTACGTGACGGCGCTGCGTGCCGTGCAGACCACTGACTTCATGACCGCACATTGGGCGCATCTGCCGTACACGCTGCTCGGCCGCGTGTCGAACCGCATCATCAACGAGGTGCGTGGTTTGAGCCGTGTCGTGTATGACGTGTCGGGCAAGCCGCCTGCGACGATCGAATGGGAGTGAAAACTCCGATAAATCAATGGGTTAAGCCATCTGTCTAGCCCAACATTCAGTGGCGCCCAAATCGCCCGGCACAGGGTTTTTGGTTCAGTTCGTCCTCTGTCCAAGCTCAAATTTGGACAAGATTTGGACAAGAACGGCTTGGTGATTGCCAAGCCGTTTTTGCATTCTAAGGCTTTTGCCAACGCTGGTGGATCGGCGAAGGGCGTAAGCAGGCGAGGGCGATGCTTCAACCAGCACTTCCATCGATCGCCGTTTGGGATATTGCCCCATCCTCACCAATCGAACGCCGCCCTCTCATTCCAGCCCCATGCTGTACCAATGGGCTGAGTGGTAACGAGATGGCTCTACGTAACAGATTTCATGGATATGAGCACTTCGCCAGTCGAGCAGAGGCCGTTTGAATGGCTGGACCTCGAAATGTTGGACCGTGACCCGCTGGCGGCGGTCGGAGCTTTGGGGCTCCCACCTTTGCGCGCACTGGTATTGCCTCTTCAGCGAGCGCTTCAGATATTGATTGGGCGGAACCTTCCCCCTGTAGACGCGATGAAGCGGGACCGATTCAGCCGTACGCTGCTCGCAGATCCCACTGCACTTGCAACGGCCATTGCTTCAATCATTCTCAAAGCGGTGCAAGCAACTGCCGCCGCTCCGAGTGAAGCTACGCTATCCGATGTACTTGGTGTTCTTCGAGGCCTCCCCGAACTGGTCGCTGCCGATGCCGTCCCGCTCAGTCCTTTGCTTGACGGCGTGGCCTCCGGCATTGGTTCTAGCTCCCCAATAGGAAAAGCCCTCGCCGAGGTGCCAGGTGAGGATCGGTCCCGGTATCGGCTGAAATTCCTTGATGAACTGTCATTTAGTCTGGATGCCTGGGATCTAGCTGCCATTGTGGTGTTGCTCGTGATGGATTGCTCCGTCCGGCTACTCATTTGCTCTGACCCTTTTGGACAGAGCTTGGACAGGGACGGGCTAAAACCGCAAGAACCCGCACCGGACAAGGCTTTCACACGCGTGTCGAACCGCATCATCAACGAGGTGCGTGGTTTGAGCCGTGTCGTGTATGACGTGTCGGGCAAGCCGCCTGCGACGATCGAATGGGAGTGATCTAGCGTCGTCTCACGCCGTTTCAGGCAGGGACGAACATCGCAAGAAAGCCAAGTGCGACAAGGGTTGAGGCGTCTCATGATGCCTCAACCTATTTCACTCAATCGCACGCAATGTGCGAATTTGCACTTGGCAACCTTAAGCCTCGCACGGCTTTGTACAAGGTTTCCGACGGATATGGTTGTGTCCATCGTTCGCGTTCGATGCCCAGTTCAACGGGGGCTGCAAGGCAACGTAAGGGAACCGAGCGGAGCTAGGGGTCCTTACTCCACGATCTTGAACACCCGATTCTTCTCGATCACACCGGCTTTCGGCAATTTGCCTTCGTCCTCAGTGTCGGGGCGCAGATGCCGCTCGTCGAGCGCCGGGCCCGTGTAACGGCTGCGCGGCCGAATTACCCTGCCCACACGTAACTGCTCGATGCAGTGCGCGAGCAGCCCTACGCTGCGCGCAATCGAGAACAGGCCGAACGCCGCATCGCGCGGCAACTGGAGCTGCACTGACAGCATCGCGAACGCGACATCGATGGTCGGCCGCTGGCCGGTAAGTTCCGTGACCTTGTCGACGAAATGCGCCAGTTCTGCTGGCGGATGGAGCCGTGCGAGCAACGCGGCTGCGCGCGGATCGCCGTCGGGGTAAAGATGATGGCCGAAGCCAGGAATCGGGATCGCTGACTTCAGGTGGTGATCGACAACGTGCTCGGCGCCCAGTCTCTGCACGTCGTCGAACAGCGCACGCACGCGCCCCGATGCATCGCCGTGCAGCGGGCCCGACAACGTTGCGAGCCCCGTCAGCAGGCAGCCCGCGAGCGATGCGCCGGTCGACGCGGTGATGCGCGCGGCGAATGCCGAACTCGTGATCTCGTGATCCGCAACCAGCACCATCGCGCGGCGCAGCAGGTCCGCGCCATCGCTGTCGAGGCCCCAGCCGGCTGCGAGCCGCTGATGGGTCCTGAGCGGACTTGCGCAGACATCGTCATGCGCGCCGAACGCGCGCGAGACGATCGCGACGAGTTGCCCAGCTTCGATGTGCAATGCGCTGTCGAGCCGGCCGAGCGTCGAGTGGCCGTGCGCGGCCAGCATCGCGAGTACCGAGAACGCGCATTGCCGATCGCGCTCGCCGGATGGCAGTGCGATCGCGGGCGGGTCGAACGACACGGGCGTGGTGGCCTGCCAGAGCAGAGCAGCGGTTTCCTCAAGCGTGGCGGTATCAGCGAGTTGAATGCTGTCGCGGCCCCGATACCAGGCGCGGCCCTTGGAGAACGTGGTGATGCCACTGTAGATGCACGGCTCGGCACCAAAGATCGTGCTGGCTGCCAGCGCCGCACGCTTGCGGCCGACCTGCTTCTTGCGGCACAGCGTGACCACGTCCTCCGCGCGATACAGGCTCTTGCGTGGATCGTCGGGGTCCTGCATCACGGCGATACTGCCGCGGCTCGCATACGCATAGACGGTCTGCGCCCGCACGCCGAGCCGTCGCGCTGCTTCCGTCAGGGTGATCCAGTTCTGCATGGGGAATCGTGATGACGATGCGGCCGGTGTCTGGCCGCTTGCGCCGACTATAGACCGGGTTCAGTTGAATGTCATTTCAGCTGCGCGCCGCTCAAGCACCTCGACGAGTATGTCGCCTGGCGCGCGTACGAAACAGCCGCGCACACCGGCGCGGATTCGTGTGATGGGCTGGATGATCTCGGCGTCCTGCGCGACCAAGTGCGCGTAAGCGGCGTCCAAATCATCGACCAGCACGCCAAAGTGGTCGATGCCTTGCACGCGACGCCCCTCCGTCACGGTCGCCGAACGGGCGTCCGGCTGTGCCGTGATGAACAGGTTGACAGCGCCGATTCGCAGGTCGACGCGGCCGGGGCGTCGCACGATTTTGGCGTTCAGGCAGCGCGCGAACCACACGGCGGTGGCCTCGGCATCGGCCGAGCAGAGTTGCAGGTGATCCCATTTGAATTCGATCATGATCGTGGTGCGCGGGTAAAAGAGTCCCGCGGGTTGGCGGATAAAGGGCATGTACGGGGTCAGAGCTCGATACGCGACAGTTTGCCAAGCAGCATCGAGTACGACAGCGTGCCGACGAGGCAGATCGCGCCCATCAAGTTCAGCGCCCAGAAAAAGCTGCCAGTGCGCTGCGTAACGTAGCCGATCATCAGTGGCGTGGTGACGGCTGCGATATTGGCGGCGAGGCTCGTGATGCTGCTGGTGAGCCCAACATAGCGTTTAGGCGCAATCTCGGAGACGGCGGCCCAGGACATCGAGCCGATCCCCTGCGCGAAGAACGCGACGGTGAGGATCGCGATCACCAGCCCATTCGAGTGCACAAAGTTGACGAGCACGATCGATGCCCCGAGGAAGGTGCCGATCACGAGCGGCGCCTTGCGCGACGACGACATCGACACGCCGCGCCGAATGCAGAGATCAGACAGATAGCCTGCGATCAGGATGCCCAACGTCGCGCCGATGAACGGCATCGCCTGGAAGAATCCGACCTTGATCATCGACATGTGCCGTTCCTCGACCAGATAAGTCATGAACCAGGTCGTGAAGAACACCAGCAGCGTGTTGTTGCAGAACTTGCCCAGACAGATTGCGAGAATCTGTCGGTAGCTGAGCAGGCGCAACGCCATGCGCCAGTCGAAGCTATCGCGCGCGGTCACCACGGGACGCCCTTCAGTGATGTACTGCAGTTCGGCCGCGTTGACGCTGCGATGCCGTGACGGATCGCGATAGAACCGATACCAGATGACACTGAACAGGATGCCGAATGCACCCGTCGAGAAAAACACGGCCCGCCAGCCGAACGCCGACGAGATCCACAACAGCAGTCCGGTGAAAAGCGGTGTGCCGATGTACTGGCCCATCACGTACACGCTGGTTGCGAAGCCGCGCTCCTGGACCGGGAACCACATCGTGACCGCACGCGCGTTCGACGGAAATGCGGGCGCCTCGAGCGCTCCCATCGCCAGCCGCGAGCCGAGCAGCATGTGGTAACCGTGCGCGAGCCCTTGCGTCAGTGTGGCCAGCGACCAGCCGACGAGCGACAGCGCATACGCGACGCGCGAGCCGAGCAGGTCGGCAAGCGCGCCGGCCGGCAGCAGCGCGATCGAGTAGGCGAGCCCGAATACGGCGAACAGCTCACCCATTTGTACGCGGGTGAGCGCGAGATCCTTCGATAGCGCGGGCGCAACGATGCCGAGCGCCGAGCGGTCGACGTAGTTGAGGACGGTGGCTACCAGCAGCATCGACAGCACGCCATAGCGCACCCGCGATCGCCTGGCGGCGCCTGCGTGCGCGTCGAACTCGCGCATGACCGCAACCTGTTCTTCTGCAGTTTTCAATGTTGTCTCCTGTTGTCTGATGGATGGGCCGGCGTATGGTTGTTGTGTGTGCCGGCGCGCGTCGAGTCAGCCGCGCCCAACGAAGGGCATCGCGCTCGCCATGATCGTCATGTTCAGAATGTTCGCTTCGAGCGGCAGGCTCGCCATCTGCACGATGGCATTCGCGACGTGCGCGACGTCGACGCGCGGCTCCGGTGCGATACGGCCGTCGGCCTGGGCCACGCCGCTCGTCATGCGTTCGGTCAGCGACGTGGCAGCGTTGCCGATGTCGATCTGGCCGCACGCGATGTTGAATGGCCGGCCGTCGAGCGCGAGCGATCGCGTGATGCCGAGAACGGCGTGCTTGGTGGCGGTATACGCAATTGTGTTCGGACGCGGCGTGTGCGCCGAGATCGAGCCGTTGTTGATGATGCGGCCGCCTTGCGGCGTCTGCCGCTTCATCTGGCGCCACGCGGCGCGCGCACACAGGAACACGCCCGTCAGGTTGGTCGCGACCACGTCGTTCCAGAATTGCAGCGAGTAGTCGTCGAGCGGCACGGCGCCTGCGTTGCGGCCCGCGTTGTTGAACAGCACGTCAAGACGCCCGAACTCGTGTGCGATCTGCGCGAAGCTGGCATCCACCGATGCCTCGTCGGAAACGTCGGTCGGAATAGCCGCCGCCACGCCCCCGCCCCCCTCGATGATCTCTTTCGTTTCGAGCAGCGGATCGATACGCCTGCCGAGCAGTGCGACGCTGAACCCGGCTCGCGCCAGCGCGACGGCCGCCGCGTGGCCGATGCCGGTGCCGGCGCCCGTCACCGCCGCGATTCTTTTTTCTGCCTGCATCTTCACGTCCTCGTCTTCAGTGCGTTGAACATGCAAAAAGCATTGCGCGGTGACGATTCCCCAGCAATCTTGATTCTTTCAATCAATATCAACGGCCCCGTCGCGACGTGGCGGCGTCAGGGTTTTCCTGAGTTGAGCGAGACGTCGCTCGCGGGCCGGCGCGTCCGGATGGGCGGCGCACGACGCAGCCGGAGTGAGGCCGAAAGCCTGCGGCGGCGCCCCGCGCACATACATTGATCGAAACAATCAATATTGACCCACGCCGACCGTGCTTCGTAGGCTGTGCTCCGTTTTCCGACCCAAGGACGAGACCATGCCTCATGACAATCGCCCCCGTCTCCTAGTAGCGCGACGGGTTCCCGCGGCGGTGGCCGCACGTGCCGAAGCCGAGTTCCACGCGTATGTGACCGACGCCGACATGGACGCGCCGTCCGTCGTCGACTTCTGCAACCGCCACGAGACGCCGGCTGTGCTGATCGGCAAGAAATCGGGGCTGCAGGCCGAGCACATCGCGGCATTGCCGCCGAGCGTAAAGATCATCGCGAACGCGAGCGCCGGCTACGACCACATGGACGTGGCGGCCGCGCACGCACGCGGGATCGTCGTCAGCAACGCGCCCGACGCGCTGACGGACTGCACTGCCGATTTCACAATGCTGCTGATTCTCGCCGCGTGCCGGCGTGCGTCGGAGTACGAGCGCATCGTACGCGCGGGGTGGGGAAAGTCGTTCGGCATGACGGACATGCTTGGCATGCGCGTGAACGGAAAGACGCTAGGGATCGTCGGTTTCGGCCGGATCGGCCGGGCGGTCGCACAGCGTGCGCGCGGCTTCGGAATGCAGATCCTCTATACGGACCGGCGGCCCGCGCCGCCCGAGGTCGAGGCCGGCGCGCGCTATTGCGCCGATCTCGACACGCTGCTGCCGCAGAGCGACATCCTCACGTTGCACGTGCCTGGCGGCAGCACGCCGTTGATGACGCGCCGCGAGTTCGGCTTGTTGCGCGACGGCGCGGTGTTCGTCAACGCAGCGCGCGGGAGTCTCGTCGACGAGGATGCGCTCTACGATGCGTTGGCGTCGCAGCGACTTTTCGCAGCGGGGCTCGACGTCTATCGGAACGAGCCCAATATCGATCCGCGCTTTGCAGCACTCGACAATGTGTTTCTGTCGCCGCATATGGCGAGCGCGACGTTCGAGACGCGCGACCAGATGGGTTTTGCCGCGCTCGATAACATCGCGGCGGTGCTTGATGGGAGGGCGGCGCCGAATGCGCTGTGAAGGCAGCGTGACGGCGTGCTGTGCAACCACTTCGGCCCCGACAAACGGAGCGCTGCCGCATGCACGTACTGATGCGGCACCCCCTTGGTAGGCACCTTGCGAGCAGCGGTAGATTTCCGGTGCATTGGCTGCGCGGTATGTGGCCAGAGGGTGCCGATATCACGTCTTACTCGGGGTCTGCCAAGTTTAGCCTGCTACCGGACGGGCCCCTACGCGAGACGCAGAGAGGGTGTCGGGTTCTATGTATCACGGCGCTTCGGGGTGCAGTGGCACGCGTGGACAACACATGCCATTTCGCCATGAGAAAAGCTGCCCCGCAGCGTTTCTACGCCTCCAGCGACCAGCCCTGGTTGTCCACGTTCTTTTCGTCGCGATAGATCCACCGCGCGCCGCATGTGGGGCACGAGAACGTGCTGACGGTGATTGCGCGCGCAGACGGTGACTTGATACGCTGCGTGTCTGTGATTCTTAGCGAAGCATGGCCTGGCGCGCCGCGTTTATGGAGTTCGATTGCGGCGCAAGCCGAGCAGAGTGTCATGCCGATGGGTCTCTCAAGGGAGCATGCTCGCTGTGGCGCGCTGGCTCAGCGGTGGGGAGCAGGGGTGGGCCAAAGGAGCAGCTTATCTAATTATTTGTTGACGCGGGTCTGAAATATCTGTAGAAACCATCCTCGCAGGATCTTCAAGCAGTTACTCCGATGTTCTGGGTTGTCACACCAAGCGGTGCTTCCTTTGCTCCATGTTTCTTCCTTGATTGTCGTGCCTGATGAGCACAGGCTCATGCAGAACTTTTTAGGATATCCAACATGGAAACCGGCACAGTAAAGTGGTTCAACGACTCCAAGGGCTTCGGCTTCATCACCCCGGACGCAGGCGGCAACGATCTCTTCGCTCACTTCTCTGAAGTTCAGGGCAGCGGGTTCAAGTCCCTCCAAGAGGGCCAGAAGGTTCGCTACGTTGCAGGCGTTGGCCAAAAGGGTCCGGCTGCTACGAAGATTGAAGCGATCTGATCGGTCGCATCTGCCAAGAAAAAACCCCGCACTGCGGGGTTTTTTTTCGCGGCTAAACGCACGCGCTGTCGAGTGCTCCGCAGAGCGCCTATGCCGCCTGCTTGCGCGGCCGCCGTACCGCGCGAATCTTTCCGGTGGTGCCGCCGCCGCAGAAGAACTGATCGGCACCGTTCGATTCCAGCCCCGACACAGTGATGCCCGCCGGCATATCAAGCTGCTCCAGCACTTCGCCGGTTTGCGGATCGATATGCCGCAACTCGCTCGTATCGCCTTCCCAGGTGGCGTGCCAGAGTTCACCGTCGACCCAGGTGACGCCCGTGACGAACCGGTTGGATTCGATGGTGCGCAACACCTTGCCGGTGTCCGGATCGATCTGGCGGATCTTGCGCTCCCGGTAATGACCAACCCACAGCGTCCCTTCGGCCCAGGCGAGGCCTGAATCTCCGCCCGCGCCTGGCGCGGGAATCGTGGCGAGCACGGTGCCCGTTTGCGGGTCGATCTTCTGGATGCGGTCTTCGGCAATCTGGAACAGATGCCGCCCGTCGAATGCGGTGCCGGCATGGGCCGGCACGTCGATGGAGCGCTGCGTCTTACCGCTGTCGGGGTCGAGTTCCTTCAACTGGCCGCCGGCAGCAAACCAGACGTGTTGACCATCGTAGGTCACGCCGCCGACGTTCTCTGCGCCAGGGAAGGGGCCGTATTCGCGCACGACTTCGGCGGTGGATCGTTTCATGTTGGGCTCGCTGGAATCGGTTGTGGAGTCTTCATCCTAGTCACTTGGCAGCGGCGCGGGGAGTAACAAGGTGGTCGCGAATCCAGGTACCGGAGGCGTCACCCATCGGCGCGCGCGGCCGCGTCCGAAAAACTGCACCTTGCCGGCGGCTGCCAATGCGTCGAGCGCGCGCTGTACGGTGCGCTGGCTGGCCCCAAGCGCCAGCGCCAATGCGGAGCTGGACCACGATTCCCCATCGGCCAGACAGGCCAACACGGCGGCGTATTGCTCATCGACGGGTTGCGCGAGCACGACCACGCGCTGTGTCGCGTGCGTTTGCAGTGCGAATCCGTGTCGGGTTGCTTTGATCGTGCCCAACGCACCCAGCGCGGTGCGCAAGCGTCCGATCTCTACGCGCAGGCGCACGCGGTGCGATTCGTCCGGATGCCGGGTGCGGAATGCTCGGGTGATGAGGGTGTCTCTGGGCATGTCTTCCGGCCACGCTTCGGCCAGTGCACGTACCAACGTGAACAGCACCGGCCGCTTGGCGAGCGAGACAACCGTATCGGCCTGCCGGATGGCGAGCCGGCACGCATCTACAACGAGTGCGTCTGATGCAAAGAGGGCTTCGACATCTTCAAGGCGCAGAACGCGCTCCTCGCCGCGTGAGACCAGCCGCGCGGCCGGTGCGCGCAGTGCAAGGGCGGCGCGTTCGACTTCGGCGGTGAGCGTCGGGATGCCGGCCTGGCGCGCCGCGAGATCGGCGTCGGCCAGAGCGGCGCGCGCGGCGGCCGTCTGTAAGCGCCGGATCGCAATGCCCGCGACGACAAGCGCGTGAGCCGCCCGCAATACCGGCGGAAGATGCGCCGGGTTGAGCGCCGCGAGGGCGGCCTCTGCATCGTCCAGGCGCCCGATTAGCAGAAGACGGCGGATGCTGAGATACCGCGCGTGCGCAGCGTTGATGTGATCGCCATGGGCTTCAAGCGTGGCGCGTGCCGTGTCGAGGGTTTTTTCGGGCCAGCCAAGATCGCGCGAAGCGAGGGCGACTTCGGCTTCAGCGACGATGCAGCGAGCGCGTGCCACGGCCTCGCGTGAGCCGAACGCACGGGCTGCGCGACGCAGCAACAGCTTGGCCCGCGCCAGGTCACCGAGCTGTGCCATGGCGATGCCGCGCAGTGCGAGTGCTGGCGCGTCGTCACGCAAGGCGACGCGGTTCAGCGCTCCGAATGGGTCACCGGCAGCGAGTGCGCGCGCTGCAGCCGTGATCAATGAATCCATTCGAATCCCGCCACACTTGTCACTCCCGCCGTTTGAGGTCGGCGCCTAATCTAGCACACGACCACTCACCCAAAAACGGAGGCAAGCATGAGTGCAACACACCCCACAGCAACCCGCGCAACCTGGCTGGCAGAGCGCATTGAACTGCTCAAGGCGGAGAAGGAACTCACCCGCCGCAGCGACGAGTTGGCTCGCCGCAGACAGACGCTGCCCTGGGTTCGCGTCGACAAAACGTATCGCTTTGAAACGGAGAACGGAAGCGCCACGTTGAGCGATCTTTTCGGCGGGCGATCGCAACTGCTGGTCTATCACTTCATGTTCGGGCCGGACTACAAGGCGGGCTGCCCCTCGTGCTCGATGATTGCCGATGGCTTTGACGGCTTTGTCACGCATCTGGCGAACCACGACGTGACGTTGATGGCGGTGTCGCGCGGGCCGCTGGCCAAGTTGATCGAGTATCGCGAGCGAATGGGCTGGAGCTTTCCGTGGGCGTCATCAGTCGGCAGCGATTTCAACTACGACTTCAACGTCTCGATCACGGAAGACCAGCAGCGCGCAGGCAGTGCCGACTACAACTACGTGCGCGGCAGCCACGTGATGGATGCATCGGACTTGCCCGAACCCGTGCAGCAGTTCGCCAGCA encodes:
- the guaB gene encoding IMP dehydrogenase — its product is MRLVQKALTFDDVLLVPAYSAVLPRDTSLRTKLTRSIELAIPLVSAAMDTVTEARLAIAMAQQGGIGIVHKNLKPEEQAREVAKVKRFESGVLRDPITIGPDMKVRDVMALSAQHGISGFPVLEGKKVVGIITNRDLRFEEELDAPVRAKMTPREKLVTVKEGATLEEAKRLMNKHRLERVLVVGEAFELRGLITVKDIQKATEYPLASKDERGSLRVGAAVGVGPDNDLRIDLLVKAGVDVIVVDTAHGHSQGVLSRVRWIKDNYPQVQVIGGNIATGDAARALVDHGADGVKVGIGPGSICTTRIVAGVGVPQIFAVSNVAEALKGTGVPLIADGGIRYSGDVAKALAAGAHTVMMGGMFAGTDESPGEVFLFQGRSYKSYRGMGSVGAMKDGAADRYFQEDNTANVDKLVPEGIEGRVPYKGSALPIVHQLTGGVRSSMGYCGCASIAEWHEKAQFVEITAAGMNESHVHDVQITKEAPNYHRD
- the guaA gene encoding glutamine-hydrolyzing GMP synthase, which gives rise to MHDKVLILDFGSQVTQLIARRVREAHVYCEIHPNDVSDAFVREFAPKAIILSGSHASTYEDHQLRAPQAVWDLGVPVLGICYGMQTMAVQLGGKVEWSDHREFGYAEVRAHGHTRLLKDIQDFATPEGHGMLKVWMSHGDKVTELPPGFKLMASTPSCPVAGMADEARGYYAVQFHPEVTHTVQGRALLERFVLEIAGAKADWVMRDHIDEAVKAIREQVGDEEVILGLSGGVDSSVAAALIHRAIGDQLTCVFVDHGLLRLDEGKMVMDMFAGRLHAKVVHVDASEQFLGHLAGVTDPEAKRKIIGREFVEVFQAEAKKLSNAKWLAQGTIYPDVVESGGTKTKKATTIKSHHNVGGLPETLGLKLLEPLRDLFKDEVRELGVALGLPHEMVYRHPFPGPGLGVRILGEVKREYADLLRRADAIFIEELRGTKATAQDAAAGLCGEGDVGKSWYDLTSQAFAVFLPIKSVGVMGDGRTYDYVTALRAVQTTDFMTAHWAHLPYTLLGRVSNRIINEVRGLSRVVYDVSGKPPATIEWE
- a CDS encoding citrate synthase → MQNWITLTEAARRLGVRAQTVYAYASRGSIAVMQDPDDPRKSLYRAEDVVTLCRKKQVGRKRAALAASTIFGAEPCIYSGITTFSKGRAWYRGRDSIQLADTATLEETAALLWQATTPVSFDPPAIALPSGERDRQCAFSVLAMLAAHGHSTLGRLDSALHIEAGQLVAIVSRAFGAHDDVCASPLRTHQRLAAGWGLDSDGADLLRRAMVLVADHEITSSAFAARITASTGASLAGCLLTGLATLSGPLHGDASGRVRALFDDVQRLGAEHVVDHHLKSAIPIPGFGHHLYPDGDPRAAALLARLHPPAELAHFVDKVTELTGQRPTIDVAFAMLSVQLQLPRDAAFGLFSIARSVGLLAHCIEQLRVGRVIRPRSRYTGPALDERHLRPDTEDEGKLPKAGVIEKNRVFKIVE
- a CDS encoding VOC family protein, whose translation is MIEFKWDHLQLCSADAEATAVWFARCLNAKIVRRPGRVDLRIGAVNLFITAQPDARSATVTEGRRVQGIDHFGVLVDDLDAAYAHLVAQDAEIIQPITRIRAGVRGCFVRAPGDILVEVLERRAAEMTFN
- a CDS encoding MFS transporter, which gives rise to MREFDAHAGAARRSRVRYGVLSMLLVATVLNYVDRSALGIVAPALSKDLALTRVQMGELFAVFGLAYSIALLPAGALADLLGSRVAYALSLVGWSLATLTQGLAHGYHMLLGSRLAMGALEAPAFPSNARAVTMWFPVQERGFATSVYVMGQYIGTPLFTGLLLWISSAFGWRAVFFSTGAFGILFSVIWYRFYRDPSRHRSVNAAELQYITEGRPVVTARDSFDWRMALRLLSYRQILAICLGKFCNNTLLVFFTTWFMTYLVEERHMSMIKVGFFQAMPFIGATLGILIAGYLSDLCIRRGVSMSSSRKAPLVIGTFLGASIVLVNFVHSNGLVIAILTVAFFAQGIGSMSWAAVSEIAPKRYVGLTSSITSLAANIAAVTTPLMIGYVTQRTGSFFWALNLMGAICLVGTLSYSMLLGKLSRIEL